A stretch of Henckelia pumila isolate YLH828 chromosome 4, ASM3356847v2, whole genome shotgun sequence DNA encodes these proteins:
- the LOC140865450 gene encoding protein VACUOLELESS GAMETOPHYTES-like — MGNPNLEQSDQTAPVLTHFSHPHPLKLSNAAASHCSACKVLDASGAAAVYSCTVCSFSLHKKCYDLPQKIKHEFDQAHVLSLQPKPVYPEGVFKCDACGIQGDGFSYHCSPCGTDLHSICASLPMTLSHNCHQQHYLSLTFSAPYAGNAFSCDICKRVGSKTWLYRCNLCEFDVHLTCVAMIPTSTPHNHPQNLPRSISEPSNIYPSPSLPTYHARPPHHSASLGHPYPAQPYPAPVPYNNFNQPQGGVRPANGLGNLLLGNVANGIASGVAQATAQAVIQGFTSGGGGGAGGGAGVVNHSSQDAGTTDGSYYVDGGYGGTDVGYQDVSYY; from the coding sequence ATGGGGAATCCAAACCTGGAACAATCCGATCAAACAGCGCCGGTCCTAACCCATTTCAGCCACCCACACCCCTTAAAACTCTCCAACGCCGCAGCTTCTCACTGCTCCGCCTGCAAAGTACTCGATGCCTCCGGCGCCGCCGCCGTTTACTCCTGCACAGTGTGCAGTTTCAGCCTCCACAAGAAATGCTACGATCTGCCTCAGAAGATCAAGCACGAATTCGACCAGGCCCATGTTCTTTCTCTGCAGCCGAAGCCCGTTTACCCCGAAGGAGTCTTCAAGTGCGACGCCTGCGGGATCCAGGGCGATGGCTTCTCCTACCATTGCAGCCCTTGCGGCACTGATCTGCACTCCATCTGCGCGAGTCTGCCGATGACTTTGAGTCATAACTGCCACCAGCAGCATTACCTTTCGTTGACCTTCTCCGCACCGTACGCGGGTAACGCGTTTTCTTGTGATATTTGCAAGAGGGTTGGGTCGAAAACATGGCTCTATCGCTGTAACTTGTGCGAGTTTGATGTTCATTTGACTTGTGTGGCGATGATACCAACTTCTACGCCTCACAATCATCCGCAAAACTTACCCAGATCCATCTCCGAGCCTTCCAACATATATCCATCTCCGAGCCTTCCAACATATCATGCGAGGCCGCCGCATCATTCTGCCAGCTTGGGGCACCCATATCCGGCTCAACCGTATCCGGCTCCGGTGCCATATAATAACTTCAATCAACCACAAGGGGGTGTTAGGCCAGCCAATGGATTGGGGAACCTACTCTTGGGAAATGTGGCGAATGGTATAGCTAGCGGCGTTGCTCAGGCTACTGCCCAAGCTGTGATACAGGGATTCACGAGTGGAGGAGGAGGCGGCGCTGGAGGAGGTGCAGGCGTTGTTAATCATAGCTCTCAAGATGCCGGAACTACCGATGGAAGTTACTATGTCGACGGTGGCTATGGAGGAACCGATGTAGGCTACCAAGATGTCTCTTACTATTAA